The genome window CCTGAAGACCAATGAATTACTAAACACAGTGAATTGGCTGTAGAAGCTGTAATGaagtatttctatttctgtgaggGAAATTATTTTAAGGTCTCCAGGACAAAAGACAGTAAAAAATGAGTTGGGGGTCATTAAAAGACCACAAAACCAGTGACTTCAAATATCTGTCCTTCTGTACCTGTCTGCTGCCCAGCTCACTCCCAAAAAGGAACCAGAATCAGACTGCCACCAACATAAGACTCCTGAGACATGTCATGTTGGTTTCTGCAGAAACTGCATCTTGTGAagtagtctttaaaaattaaaatgagaagacCAAAGAGTATAATCATAAGCCACTTTCTCCTTCCCactataatttttctttgattttctgaggattcaaaacaaaacaaaatcattagCCTCAGATTCCTGCATTATTCTGCCCTCACTTCATGGCTAATGTGGCCGAGAATAGATGTTTTTGTACAATTAAAAAGAAGGACTTTAGGGCTCTGGTTCCATTGTATTTACTGTAAAATATACTAATGGTAGGGTGCAGGTTGGACAAGGAAGTGGAAACATCCATTACAAGGTAACATGACAGATAGCAGGACCCTAGCTAGACTTCAAGGAACTGATTCTACTCTGGCAGGGGACCAACACAATTAACTTTCACGCTTATAAAATTATCATTCTGAATTTAGGAATAAGAGACATGTGGTTGTAGATACTAACtaaatttagagaagaaaaaacagtGAAGGCATTAATATTATGGGTTGGGGTTTCTTAGGCAATTCCTAAATCCACctactattttttgttttgatacaATTTACACTGTGGTAGGAAGACTACCATAGCTCTGGCTCAGATGTGGTCTTTAGCTTCAGAAAGTCCATCGGTCATGTAGCTGGTTATCACTGCTATATCTGTTGCTTGCAGAGgcctcagagctctggatttGCCGAGTAGAGTCCTCACCATTTAAGCTCTTCCTACATACAGGACATGTGTCATGCTGAAACAGAAAGATAGCAGTCCATGTAAACAGCTTGTCCTGAGAAGCTGGATGGATGTACCAAACACTTAAGAAACCCTGAGGGTTGACAAATAGAAAAACACACAGTGCACACTGGGCTCCATGATGCAACACCAGGACATCTCCCAAACAGAACTTGAAACAGCAGTGACAGAGAACTCTAGGCCAGCAATTTAACAATAGCTGACACATACCACCAAACAGACCTAACCAGAAACAGTGACCTGAGATGGTCTAAAGCaagagtcagcaaactttttctgtaaagagacaGGTAGTATTTTAGACTACAGGCCATACCATTTGTGTTCCAACTATTCATTTGTGCTGATGTAGCACAAAAGCACTATAGATGATTATAAACAAATAAGCATAGCTGTGTtgcaataaaacttcatttacaataACAGGTGGCAGGCCAGAGACCTGTAGACTGCAGTTTGCTAACCCCTGGTCAGGGAAGTTACAAACAAGTAATAGTCTAAAAAACAGTAATAGTACCATTAGGAGTTAGCTAGGGAGTAAAATCTGTTCTGCTTGGCATTCCATTAAATGTTAACAATACCCTTACTCTGAACCATCCCCGTAAGTAAGATGTTACTGGCATAGATGCTCCATCATGGATACACTCTCTGTACTCACCAGTTCTAACCATGGCACAATACAACTGCTGTGAAAGAGGTGGTTGCAGGGTAACTGCCGGACTTCCTCTTCAACTGTGTAATCTTCTTTGCATACTGGACATTCTAAACCCATATCTGTTAGAGAAGGAAATGCCTTTTAAGGTAAATaagcaaaaagaaggaagaaaaaactacCTCAATGTCTTTAACAGCCCACAACCACAGAATGCCTaaagaaaagacacaaagtaCTCCCAAGGTGGAGGCAGATAGGAAGCatgacttttatttcaaaatggtaGTAGTGGTAAAAAGTAGTAGTAGGCAGGATTATAAAAAGGAGCCCTGATGAATGGGCTTATTCCAATAAGGCCTAGATAGGAACTATATATAAGgccttcttctcttttttttgtttacatttgaattaaacttcttttttttaattgaagtacccCTAATATATGATCTTGTattggtttaaagtatacaatacagtggttcaacaggaTTTAATACACATAATCCTCACTAACCCactagtgcagctactatctgtctGCATAGGAAGATCTAACTGAATCACTGACTATATACTCCATGCTATActatctccatgaccaacttatgtttcagaatttttgtgcccctttatcccctaaCCTTCTCCACCCATGCaatccaacccctcccccatggtaatcaccagtcacttctccctatctatgagtctactgctgttttgttcattttcttgttttgttcttatactccacagatgagtgagatcatttggtacttgtctttctctgcctagcttatttcacttagtataataccttctagttccatccatgttgttgtaaatgacaggatttccttatggctgaataatagtccactgtgtatttgtaccacatcttctttatccattcatctgtttatggacacttaggttgcttccatagcttatatattgtaaataatatggcaataaacataggggtgcatatatcttttcaaatcagggattttgtttccttcagacaAATCCTTAGAAATGgtattactgggttgtatggtgtttctatttttagtttttggaggaacctccattaATACTTTCTATAAGTGGCCGCACCAATTTACAACagttaggagggttcccatttttccagatcctcaccaacacttgttatttcttgtcttttggattgtggccattcTAAATGGTAtgaagtgatagctcattgtggctttgttttgcatttccctgatgattagtaatgtggagcatcttttcatgtgcctgttggccatatgcatttcttctttggagaaatatctgttcaggtcctctgtcattttttaattgggttatttgttttttgggtgttgaggattatgagtgctttatatattttggatattagttcCTTACTGGATAAACtgcttttgaatatattctcccatgctgtaggttggctttttgttctgctgatgatgtcctttgctgtagagaagtgaagctttttagtttgatgtggtcccacttgttcattttttgtttcccttgcccaaggagatgtgtccaggaaaaaattgcttgtggttatgttcaagagatttttgccagtgttttcatctaagatttttatggtttcatgtcttacatttaggtctttgatccatttcgaatttacttttatgtatagagttagacaataatctgatttcattctcttgcatgcagctgtccagctttcccaacaccagttatttatttattttttattttgctatcattaatgtacaattacatgaacaacattatggttactagactccccctattatcaagtccttaccacataccccattacagtcactgttcatcagcataataagatgctagagaatcactacttgtcttctctgtcccaacaccagttattgaaaaggctgtcttttcctcattgtacattatggctcctttattgtatattaactgaccatgtatgtgtgggtttatatctaggctctctcttctatttcactgatctacaggtctgttcttgtgccaatagcatactgttttgattgctgtagctttgtagtattagcttgaagtcagggtgcaTAATCCCCcagagctttgttcttctttctcaggattgctttggctgtttgtgGTCTTTTGcagttacatatgaattttaggattatttgatctagtttattgaaaaatgccattggtattttgatagaggttgcattgaatctgtaaattgctgtgGGCAGGATATAAGCCTATTTTTCAATGTAAAGAGTTGGAAGAAATAAACTGGGGCTTAGATTATCTGttaaataaagcaggaaaaatatCTTCCCAAAGGCATGACACCCTTCTGGCAGTTTCTACTTAGGAAACTGGCTACCTGTCTACATAACTGAGGGACTCATCTCAGCAATCTTAGCAGTTCATATTCAGTGTTTCAAGCTGCTTTTACACTactattttttcatattatttatccTCTTTCAGTGTGGCTGCCCTAAAGTCCTCTGTACAGGTTGTTAATTAAAAGCTGTACCAGGAGGTGGTGCTGCAGAATTGCAAAGCCCAAGGGTAGCTCAGTCCCTAAATCCAGAGACAGGAAGTCCTCTTTTCTGAGAGGAAATGGCTACAATCTAAATTGAGAGTACCAAGGAGCAAATTCCAAGTCTCTCAAGTCTGGCTAATAATACCAGCTAGTTTATCTCTCTAACAGCCAGAATATGCTTACATGCCCCACAGCATTCAAGGCATTTGAAGCGAGACTACAACTCAACAGATTCACTCCTTCCTCTCCACTCCTACCAACTTTGGCCTAATTCTAGCTTTTACTTCTATACCTGGTCTGCTATAACAGCCTCCCAGGCAGCATCCCTGACTCCAGGCCTTCAACCCTCCAAATATATCCTATACTTTTCTACTGGTTAATTTTCCCTTCATAGAAATCTCCAGCTCATTTTCACTTGGATTTTCAGTGGGTACCTCaaaatcaacaaattaaaaataaaaaatatcacacTAACTCCCTACCCAAAGGAGAGCCCCCTCATAATTCCCCCTTCCCTGATGATGGCAGCACTGTCTCTGTAGTTACAAAGTTGCAAACTCTTAGAATCATTTTTTACCCTTTCTCCTTGAAGGCCTTTCTTCAAAATGATTTTCTGAATTACCCTTTCCTTTTGTTAGCACTGCCACCATTAATGGAACCCTACATGGATGCTCTAACAGCTCCTTAAATCcctgtttctgttttctctcttctattttacACTACCTCCAAACAAATAACTTACCTACTACCTAAAATATCCAGCTCTAACTACTCTGCCAGTTCCAAGGTCTTCAATAACAAGGCCCTACCCTTCCTACCCAGTTACATTTCCCACTATTCCCCCAAAACCAGATTCTATTTCAGGTCTAATAACATCATTCTCCTCACAGCTGACACAGACACCAATTCCATGCTGACATTTTTACACTGGTTCATGCTTTTCCGTATATAGGATAACCTCTCTAAGATGGTTCATCTTGTCTTTAAAATCTCTGACTCTAAACTGGAATTTGTAGGGAAAGTAATTCCCAGTCCAAATATCCTTTATCACTAAGTACCTTTAGtgcttataaataaaataatatgtatgttTAATGTTCCTAAGTGTATCTGATACaaagtatatgtgaaacaaatcccCAGCCTcccattttttctcttcctctttcctcaaTCAGTATCATCTGCTCAACACTGTTTTTCATACTGTTGTCTGTTTGGTGAGTTTTGCTTCCCCTGGTAAGTTCTTCAAGACACCAAGTCGTAAAAAACTTTGTACCTCGTTATTTCCTGCATGGCATCTAGAAAAGGGACATGGTAATTGCTCAGGAAATACCTCTTTACTAACTTTTAACAAAAGAGTTAGTAAACTTTCTTATGTAGTACCCAGGATGGGATTTTAGGAATGCTATAGCCTCATTAAAGATCCTAAGTGTAGGAAGGTGCTGGGATTTTGAATAGAGATCAGAAGATGACATAACAGAATAAGTATGGAAATTAACCTACCAACTTGTTCCTGAGTTACTGTCACTGTTGGAAGAGATGTGATCTTTTCCTTGTCAGCTGGGGGAGGCCCTGTGTTTTCCAGTTGTCCTAaaagctaccaaaaaaaaaaaagaaagaaagaaagaaagaaagaaagaagaagtcACAGACATCTCACTATCCCTAGGGCAGGAGCTGCTCCACtgagaacaaacagcagcaggtATTAGAAATTAGTTGCTCCTACTTCTTCTGTAAAGCTCTTTTAGAGGCTTGGGTTTCCTCTTTCCCGCTTCCAGAACACTCACAATTGCTTTATAATTtcagagtgtttatcaataaaaGCCTAATTACAGCCCACCATTGCAAGGCCCACCTTTGGGCATTAAGCAACTTCAAAGGCAGCAAAGGGGTTGTGATGTCATGAACAAAATCACAGTTTAACAAAAAATAATACGTAACTGGTCCAAAATCTTCATTCTGctggaagaaaggaaagtgtgggAGTATGGAAAGTAGCATAAAATAACCCAAGAAATAGGTAAATTACTGCCTTTCTAGAAGATGACTTGGATATGAACAACATGCTTTCTATTCTCAGCAATAcacaagggaaatgaaaaaccaattaaattaaaataaatataaataagtggAAGCAAGACATATGGCATGGCAATatctttttctctgcttccttcccctACTTTGCTCCATCTAGCAGAAATCCCTGCTTCAATATATGAAGACAGCCTTCATTTTGTCAACTATTTGTGAATGGGACCATCATAGGACTGAACAAGAGGACAAACTACGAAATACTATTTGTTATAGGAAATCCTTTTCTTCTCATGGAGGTGTAGCCATCTTGTAGAAAGCCCCTAGGACCTAGAAGATACGTGGATGCTGAGCCAAACTCATAAACCATTTATTCCTTTAGTAAAATGGAAACCCACAAGCTCAAAACATTAGGGAAAGCAGAGTGACTGCCATTTCAGAGAGTagcagaaggaaagcaggaagcCTGTGGAACCATGAGACACACTGAACAGACACCCTCAAAAGGCAGCTCCTCACCTGGGTTACAATGGCATCAAGCCCTGTCTGACCCCAGGCATAGTCCCCAGGGTTGGAGTGCAGCATCCCGCTCCTATACATGAGATGAGACAGACAGCATTAGATGGAGTGACCAGGCTCCACCTTACACCACAGAAAAAACTGGTAGAGGGATCCTGTTCTCTCTCAGAGCTGGAAAGTCACTAGTCTCAAGAATTGAGTAGCAAAGAATTTcccaatattttaaagattacGTAGAGATAGTCTCTCTATTATCTAGGAATTTTTACCTAACTGAAACATAGGATGTGAAGCTACCTAAAATACCACAGCATA of Manis javanica isolate MJ-LG chromosome 4, MJ_LKY, whole genome shotgun sequence contains these proteins:
- the RNF115 gene encoding E3 ubiquitin-protein ligase RNF115 isoform X2, coding for MIPDSKVEGPFHNQEKLHILHFLGGGGSRIDNSTSTHFAELWDHLDHTMFFQDFRPFLSSNPLDQDNRANERIHQTHTDFWGPSRPPRLPMTRRYRSRGSTRPDRSPAIEGIIQQIFAGFFANSTISGSPHPFAWSGMLHSNPGDYAWGQTGLDAIVTQLLGQLENTGPPPADKEKITSLPTVTVTQEQVDMGLECPVCKEDYTVEEEVRQLPCNHLFHSSCIVPWLELHDTCPVCRKSLNGEDSTRQIQSSEASASNRYSSDNQLHDRWTF